The following proteins are co-located in the Telopea speciosissima isolate NSW1024214 ecotype Mountain lineage chromosome 9, Tspe_v1, whole genome shotgun sequence genome:
- the LOC122640433 gene encoding disease resistance protein RPM1-like, with the protein MATCHRLRMEIQQIKIKIDKIDHRKRRAYGIDDIDLGSLTWTTRTSSLKDWNSISYASFPSVVGFNGDAKKLLEFLNDPDPRLQVISIVGMAGSGKTTLAKKVYNSTKRNHLVLDFDSANYKFHFQRHLWINACQGCEPFRILEDIATQMLGKKPPKKKTTSVEDLANNISEWLSNKRYLMVIDDVWDIAVWVAVRAALPLDSINGSRILVTTRDREVASFLNNCSSSHTHRHHKLQLLDENKSWELFCNKVFPRSHEHDCPTELKNLGKQILQSCGGLPLAIEEIGNFLCRRKKTVCVWSATVESIQSQPFTLFKQCSQLLALSYHNLPCNLKWCFLYCTVFPPEFEIHSGKLIRMWVAEGFVHPRRGTSTPEEIGQDYLDRLINKNLIQPTRKGPNGRIKRCRLHPLMRSVAISEARQVDFVSLYTENDFEFPIKCRRLAIHSSSTGNYIPLVVHSAAHLRTLVCFNQDQTGYLLPSKHLEFVCGGLKLLRILDLESVQMSELLDVIGTLVHLRYLGLKRAGLRKLPSTICRLHNLQTMDLRYNSLGGLPKEMGKLQNLRSLDIRDNLITFIPDSICTIRELRHLNMDDDVQSGHLQFHTMRNLESLSVVRVGTWIENGLHNLTSLKRLGIYGGFHVDFEQHLWATILNLGNLYSLRLEGFGSIPLPEGSAAKPRTSHEHLCKLHLSGRLRKLPDLNWFLAATNITQLSLSWSKLKQDPMATLEKMPKLKILRLKMQAFVGKRMVCSAGGFPRLTNLELKHLIKLRDWKIEKGSMPRLERLSIGWCLKLKMIPEGLQHLSSLRELEVLWMLPRFRERLGRDEGEDWFKIQHVNSVVVEGNPINPSQL; encoded by the coding sequence ATGGCTACTTGTCATCGGCTTCGCATGGAGATCCAACAAATCAAGATTAAAATCGACAAGATCGACCACCGTAAGCGGCGAGCCTACGGCATAGACGATATCGACTTGGGCTCCTTGACGTGGACCACGAGGACCTCCAGCTTGAAGGATTGGAACTCTATTTCGTATGCTTCTTTTCCTTCTGTGGTAGGCTTCAATGGCGACGCTAAGAAGCTGCTGGAGTTTTTGAACGACCCAGACCCACGACTCCAAGTAATTTCCATAGTCGGCATGGCCGGTTCAGGTAAGACTACACTTGCCAAGAAAGTCTACAATTCCACCAAAAGGAATCATCTCGTCCTTGATTTTGATTCCGCAAATTACAAATTTCACTTCCAACGTCACCTCTGGATAAATGCATGCCAAGGATGCGAACCATTCAGAATTCTGGAGGACATAGCAACCCAAATGCTGGGGAAGAAACCGCcgaagaagaagacgacgagTGTGGAAGATCTAGCCAACAACATCTCCGAGTGGCTTAGTAACAAGAGGTATCTAATGGTCATTGATGATGTTTGGGACATTGCAGTGTGGGTGGCCGTGAGAGCAGCCTTACCCTTAGATAGCATCAATGGTAGTAGGATACTAGTGACTACCCGTGATAGAGAAGTGGCCTCATTTCTGAACAATTGTAGTAGTTCCCACACCCATCGTCACCACAAGCTACAACTCTTGGATGAAAACAAGAGCTGGGAGCTGTTCTGTAACAAGGTCTTCCCAAGAAGCCATGAACATGATTGCCCAACTGAGCTGAAGAATTTGGGGAAACAGATCCTCCAGAGCTGTGGTGGCCTCCCTCTTGCTATTGAGGAAATTGGAAATTTCTTatgcagaagaaagaaaacagtGTGTGTGTGGTCTGCTACCGTTGAGAGTATCCAATCACAGCCCTTCACTCTTTTCAAGCAATGCTCTCAACTGCTAGCCTTGAGCTACCACAACTTGCCTTGCAACTTGAAATGGTGCTTCCTCTATTGCACCGTCTTCCCTCCGGAATTTGAAATTCATTCAGGGAAACTGATCCGAATGTGGGTTGCAGAAGGGTTCGTGCATCCAAGACGGGGAACATCGACGCCTGAGGAAATTGGGCAGGACTACCTGGACAGATTGATCAACAAGAATTTGATTCAACCCACCAGAAAAGGACCCAATGGGAGGATCAAAAGATGCCGTCTTCATCCACTGATGAGAAGCGTGGCCATATCAGAAGCCCGGCAAGTAGATTTCGTCTCCCTTTACACAGAAAACGATTTCGAATTCCCAATCAAATGCAGGAGACTCGCCATTCACTCTAGCAGTACTGGTAATTACATCCCACTGGTGGTACACAGTGCCGCACATCTCAGGACTTTGGTGTGCTTCAACCAGGATCAAACAGGTTATCTGCTTCCAAGTAAACATCTTGAATTTGTTTGTGGAGGTCTCAAGTTGCTTCGGATATTGGATCTGGAGTCTGTACAGATGTCAGAGCTACTTGATGTCATAGGTACTCTGGTTCATCTGAGGTACTTAGGATTGAAACGTGCAGGACTGAGAAAGCTTCCCTCGACCATATGTAGGCTTCACAACCTGCAAACCATGGATCTGAGGTATAATTCACTGGGAGGGCTCCCAAAAGAGATGGGCAAACTCCAAAACTTACGGAGTCTAGACATAAGGGATAACCTCATCACCTTCATACCCGATAGCATTTGCACCATTCGGGAACTAAGACATCTGAACATGGACGACGATGTGCAGAGCGGGCACTTGCAATTCCATACTATGAGAAACCTCGAAAGCTTATCAGTCGTAAGGGTCGGCACTTGGATCGAGAATGGCTTGCACAACTTAACCAGTCTCAAAAGACTGGGAATTTATGGGGGATTTCATGTCGATTTCGAACAACACTTATGGGCTACGATTCTCAACTTGGGTAACCTTTATTCCTTGAGGTTGGAGGGTTTTGGATCAATTCCATTGCCAGAAGGCTCAGCAGCAAAACCAAGAACATCACATGAGCATCTTTGTAAGCTTCACTTGTCCGGGCGGCTCAGGAAACTGCCCGATCTGAATTGGTTTCTCGCTGCTACGAATATCACTCAGCTATCGTTGTCATGGTCCAAGCTGAAGCAGGACCCCATGGCGACGCTTGAGAAGATGCCAAAGTTGAAGATTCTGAGATTGAAAATGCAGGCATTTGTGGGGAAGAGGATGGTTTGTTCTGCAGGTGGGTTTCCACGGCTTACAAATCTTGAACTTAAACATTTGATTAAACTGCGAGATTGGAAGATTGAGAAAGGATCGATGCCGAGGCTTGAGAGGTTGAGCATTGGTTGGTGCCTGAAACTGAAGATGATTCCGGAAGGATTGCAGCACCTGAGCAGTCttagggaattggaggtgcTTTGGATGCTCCCAAGATTCCGAGAAAGATTAGGAAGGGACGAGGGAGAGGATTGGTTCAAGATTCAACATGTGAACTCTGTGGTTGTTGAAGGAAATCCTATCAACCCTTCCCAACTTTAA